Proteins from one Coffea arabica cultivar ET-39 chromosome 8c, Coffea Arabica ET-39 HiFi, whole genome shotgun sequence genomic window:
- the LOC113706329 gene encoding uncharacterized protein has product MSGASTSSGLRAAFSYCVQQVRNYDYPHYLCLLELPPNMRRAAFALRAFNVETARAMDVASDPKIGLVRLLWWQEAIDKIFSHELIEHPVAQALTSIRSEHKISKSWLKRSVEARINDAKREVTNIPEAIEELERYAEDTASTLLYITLQAGGITSTAADHAASHIGKASGLLVLLRSLSYHASRNRHFSYIPAQVAEKHGLLVNQGGRREIQIDSREGICNAVFEIASVANVHLLKARELYGTVPAEARPVLLPSVPAEAILDSLSRVQFDVFDPRLNRGILGTPPLWFQIKLKWYSWRGKY; this is encoded by the coding sequence ATGAGTGGTGCTTCTACATCTAGTGGCCTAAGAGCGGCCTTCTCCTATTGTGTGCAGCAAGTACGAAATTATGATTATCCTCATTACCTTTGCCTTCTTGAACTTCCGCCAAACATGCGAAGGGCTGCCTTTGCATTACGTGCTTTTAATGTTGAAACAGCTAGAGCTATGGATGTTGCTTCTGATCCTAAAATCGGCCTTGTGCGCCTACTATGGTGGCAAGAAGCCATAGACAAAATTTTCTCCCACGAGTTAATTGAGCATCCGGTTGCCCAGGCTTTAACATCTATCCGTTCTGAGCATAAAATAAGCAAAAGCTGGCTGAAAAGATCAGTGGAAGCTCGCATAAATGATGCCAAAAGAGAGGTTACTAACATTCCAGAAGCTATTGAAGAACTAGAGCGATATGCTGAGGATACTGCATCCACACTACTGTACATAACCCTTCAAGCTGGTGGTATTACATCCACTGCTGCAGATCATGCTGCATCACATATAGGCAAGGCTAGCGGTCTCCTTGTGCTGCTCAGGTCATTGTCTTACCATGCCAGTCGCAACCGTCATTTTTCCTACATACCTGCTCAGGTGGCGGAGAAGCATGGATTGCTGGTGAATCAGGGTGGTCGGAGAGAGATTCAAATTGATTCTCGTGAGGGAATATGTAATGCAGTTTTTGAAATAGCATCTGTAGCCAATGTGCATTTGCTAAAAGCCCGTGAGTTGTACGGAACAGTGCCTGCCGAGGCTCGGCCTGTACTCCTACCTTCTGTGCCTGCTGAGGCCATTTTGGATTCTCTAAGCCGTGTGCAGTTTGATGTGTTTGATCCAAGGCTGAATCGAGGGATTTTAGGGACTCCTCCTTTGTGGTTCCAGATAAAATTGAAGTGGTATTCTTGGAGAGGAAAATACTGA
- the LOC113706909 gene encoding hsp70-Hsp90 organizing protein 3, which yields MADEAKAKGNAAFSAGKYEEAIRHFTEAINFSPTNHVLYSNRSAAYASLGKYSDALPDAEKTVELKPDWSKGYSRLGAAHLGLRRYDDAVSAYNKGLEIDPNNDALKSGLADAQSAQARSRPAQQPPSPFGDVFSGTEMWAKLTADPSTRALLQQPDFVRTMQDIQKNPSSLNTYLKDQRVMQALGVLLGLKLNARGGPEEDTEMPESSPERKRPAEAEPVKEEKRPEKAPEPEPEPMELSGEVKEVKERKAQAQKEKEAGNAAYKKKDFEAAIQHYTKAFELDDEDISFLTNRAAVYLEMGKYEDCIKDCDKAVERGRELRSDFKMIARALTRKGTALVKMAKCSKDYELAIETFQKALTEHRNPDTLKKLNEAEKAKKELEQQEYFDPQIADEEREKGNQYFKEQKFPEAVKHYTESIKRNPKDPRAYSNRAACYTKLAALPEGLKDAEKCIELDPTFVKGYTRKGAAQFLMKEYEKALETYQEGLKLDRNNQELLDGVRRCVEQINKASRGDLTPEELKERQAKAMQDPEIQNILTDPVMRQVLNDFQDNPRAAQEHMKNPLVMNKIHKLVSAGIVQMK from the exons ATGGCTGACGAAGCCAAGGCCAAGGGCAACGCCGCCTTCTCTGCCGGAAAGTATGAGGAGGCCATCCGCCACTTCACGGAGGCTATTAATTTCTCCCCAACTAACCACGTCCTCTACTCCAATCGATCCGCCGCCTATGCTTCTCTTGGTAAGTATTCCGACGCGCTCCCCGACGCCGAGAAAACCGTCGAGCTTAAACCCGACTGGTCCAAGGGCTATTCCCGTCTCGGGGCGGCTCATTTAGGTTTGCGTCGCTACGACGACGCCGTTTCGGCGTACAACAAGGGTCTTGAGATTGACCCCAATAATGATGCTCTTAAATCTGGGCTTGCTGATGCTCAATCTGCTCAGGCCCGATCCAGGCCCGCGCAGCAACCTCCAAGCCCGTTTGGGGATGTTTTCTCCGGGACGGAGATGTGGGCGAAGCTTACGGCGGATCCCTCAACGCGGGCTTTGCTCCAGCAGCCTGATTTTGTGAGGACTATGCAGGATATTCAGAAAAATCCCAGCAGTTTGAATACGTATCTCAAGGACCAGAGGGTAATGCAGGCTCTCGGGGTGTTGTTGGGCTTGAAGTTGAATGCGAGAGGTGGGCCAGAAGAAGATACCGAAATGCCCGAGTCGTCGCCGGAGCGCAAGAGGCCTGCGGAGGCTGAGCCTGTGAAGGAGGAGAAGAGACCTGAGAAGGCGCCCGAGCCGGAACCGGAACCAATGGAGCTTTCAGGGGAAGTGAAGGAGGTTAAGGAGAGGAAAGCCCAGGCCCAGAAGGAGAAGGAAGCTGGGAATGCTGCCTATAAAAAGAAGGATTTCGAAGCTGCAATCCAGCATTACACTAAAGCTTTTGAGCTTGATGATGAGGATATTTCCTTCCTCACCAATAGGGCAGCAGTGTACTTGGAAATGGGGAAG TATGAGGATTGCATTAAAGACTGTGACAAAGCAGTTGAAAGAGGAAGAGAGCTGAGGTCAGACTTCAAGATGATCGCAAGGGCTCTGACAAGAAAGGGAACTGCCTTAGTCAAGATGGCAAAATGTTCAAAGGATTATGAACTTGCTATTGAGACTTTCCAGAAGGCACTGACAGAGCACCGCAATCCTGACACACTGAAGAAGCTCAATGAAGCTGAGAAGGCAAAGAAAGAACTAGAGCAACAGGAGTATTTTGATCCACAGATAGCTGATGAGGAGCGTGAAAAAG GGAATCAGTATTTTAAAGAGCAGAAGTTCCCAGAAGCTGTCAAGCACTACACAGAATCCATCAAGAGGAACCCAAAAGATCCAAGG GCTTATAGTAACAGGGCTGCTTGCTATACAAAGCTAGCGGCTTTACCTGAGGGATTGAAAGATGCTGAAAAGTGCATTGAGCTTGATCCAACATTTGTCAAGGGGTATACAAGAAAGGGTGCTGCCCAGTTTTTGATGAAAGAATATGAAAAGGCTTTAGAAACATACCAGGAAGGATTGAAGCTTGATCGCAACAACCAGGAATTGCTAGATGGCGTTAGAAG ATGTGTAGAACAAATTAACAAGGCAAGCCGCGGGGATCTAACCCCTGAGGAGCTAAAGGAAAGACAG GCCAAGGCAATGCAGGATCCTGAAATCCAAAATATCCTCACTGATCCAGTAATGAGACAG